A region of Crinalium epipsammum PCC 9333 DNA encodes the following proteins:
- a CDS encoding bifunctional DNA primase/polymerase, translating into MNPQDWKLWQRVPNSQEIADALKNIPAHWNLTPLHDKAAFRENWQTEPFINHNHFTTWLLDGEEKVSSKGKTYRAYISGYGLRTGDSSNGLIAIDVDGASAEPVLEALLGNGDLPKTVSWTSGKPGRRQLLFQVPDEYRGQLVDFNRSVITEHKGVKTADGEILELRYNKCQSVLPPSRHPQTGAYHWINSPSVCEVAIAPNWLCELLIGLANLEKQAELARAREALAARARADVRRQQRQQSLFVGTPPLEIFLTRNDQDLINSGAGQGNRDDYGFKLAANIIATCDRLQVLGIPFEGDGERLFEEYGNRCSPPLTKRDINRIWKSASKKSKPSLNDEQLEKRYSYWQYEQKKDFYKPNNFNQSGDNFCVSSEKQSYYCFHCKASGNAVRFLVEFEKKSFTDTVLGLAEKHQIPVEWDTKNSNHLTSSTIESVKAKTDIYEIISERIPLQKSGNVFTGVCPFHKSDATPFESISDLFKNLKHRLDNSLKGFGKQRIKPKPKPKPQEVKINLPTPENYQKLGHPHIIYDGAILNTWQTAKELGYRYILDKSSTGVGKSHASGDAIPAAFGVEKIFNLAADHRNPTTLPVEVNYKDLPPRHNGFKKDETRLTPLLLPFLVHPKKDEKPDTPGNCFRTPLFHNLASKNLSGIEQSNESPVCATCHLAGGCQSGKGEGYGFRFERRQAFESDRLRAHPDSMPSIDEGEYPKWMGIWDEAGRLIKTTKQLEVKLADFDQTWAELEAKLPQHHQALTGLRQSLRQFLTKELKQPYYGWSDAEIREKLPQAPDDVSLLADDIDYALHPDLIKLLKEPDNVDFRGNAGKGVSKATRSLIRSTLRAEAYTESTKNLDSVLLNWLPQFLRIWGGEKGAFRCQWNTLTVASRDEKHADIVKAFNFNVFLDATVDPDILALRLGIPRHELLVIEKSKPSYQNLRIIQVNGFGQLGKKRSDSLNQQVQLFQAWLRQKHSDIDFIDWLAFSDFAHFREGRGSNQFINHSALASFGTPYQNIGSLQMEYQTLTGKSPDGEEFQAFVDAHVQEEIVQEVGRMRSHLDLMQQKTFYFVADYDIRFLALELPGVTIESVDVVKLCPEAAGGANQTKWAILQAYKQLSESASKITTTTVGAVAGVTQGCVSKIAQDFGGWKELEKLLRLLLSKLYSVGNNSDEPDFDIKYMADKYLPLALDEPEVDALAEVKIVAESFGWQGFEKIIELMPLKYKAKLLAVILNLLPSDVGDELKGAIADLQIEGTG; encoded by the coding sequence ATGAATCCTCAAGACTGGAAGCTATGGCAGCGAGTACCGAATTCACAAGAGATCGCAGATGCTCTTAAAAATATTCCTGCACACTGGAATTTAACGCCATTACATGACAAAGCAGCATTTAGGGAGAATTGGCAGACTGAGCCATTCATCAACCACAACCATTTTACAACGTGGCTGCTAGATGGTGAGGAGAAGGTTAGCAGCAAGGGTAAAACCTACCGAGCATATATATCAGGTTACGGGCTTAGAACTGGTGACAGTTCCAATGGTTTAATTGCCATTGACGTTGATGGCGCATCTGCTGAACCTGTCTTAGAAGCTTTATTAGGCAATGGCGACTTACCTAAAACTGTTAGCTGGACTTCTGGTAAACCAGGACGCAGACAATTATTATTTCAAGTACCTGATGAATACAGGGGACAGTTAGTAGACTTTAATCGCTCGGTTATCACCGAGCATAAAGGTGTCAAAACTGCTGACGGTGAAATTCTAGAACTGCGTTACAACAAATGTCAATCTGTTTTACCACCGTCGCGGCATCCCCAAACTGGTGCTTATCACTGGATTAACTCACCATCTGTCTGTGAAGTAGCGATCGCACCAAATTGGCTGTGTGAACTGCTAATCGGTCTAGCAAATCTTGAGAAGCAAGCAGAACTGGCAAGGGCTAGAGAAGCTCTTGCAGCAAGGGCAAGAGCAGATGTCAGACGGCAACAGCGACAACAATCCTTATTCGTTGGCACTCCACCTCTAGAAATCTTCCTCACTCGTAATGACCAGGACTTGATTAACAGTGGCGCGGGTCAAGGCAACCGCGACGACTATGGGTTTAAATTAGCTGCTAACATTATTGCCACTTGCGATCGCTTACAGGTGCTTGGTATTCCATTTGAGGGGGATGGAGAGCGATTATTTGAGGAATATGGAAATAGATGCTCCCCACCTCTTACGAAGCGTGACATTAATCGCATTTGGAAATCTGCTAGTAAAAAATCCAAGCCATCGCTGAACGATGAACAATTAGAGAAGCGATACAGTTATTGGCAGTACGAGCAGAAAAAAGATTTCTATAAACCTAACAATTTCAATCAATCTGGTGACAATTTCTGTGTAAGCTCCGAGAAACAAAGTTACTACTGTTTTCACTGCAAAGCTAGTGGTAATGCTGTTAGGTTTCTAGTAGAGTTTGAGAAAAAATCCTTTACTGATACCGTTCTAGGATTAGCTGAGAAACATCAAATACCTGTTGAATGGGATACAAAAAATTCCAACCACTTAACATCATCAACAATTGAATCAGTCAAGGCTAAAACTGATATTTATGAAATAATATCAGAGCGTATTCCGCTACAAAAATCCGGCAATGTTTTCACAGGAGTTTGCCCATTTCATAAGTCAGACGCTACGCCATTTGAATCAATATCCGATTTATTTAAAAATCTCAAACATCGACTAGACAACAGCTTAAAAGGTTTTGGAAAACAGCGTATCAAGCCAAAACCAAAACCAAAACCTCAAGAAGTAAAAATTAATCTTCCTACACCTGAGAATTATCAAAAGCTAGGGCATCCACATATTATTTATGATGGTGCTATCTTAAATACTTGGCAGACAGCTAAGGAATTAGGATACAGATATATTCTCGATAAATCATCGACAGGAGTTGGTAAATCTCATGCTTCTGGTGATGCTATTCCAGCCGCTTTTGGTGTAGAGAAAATATTTAACTTAGCAGCAGATCATCGTAATCCAACTACTTTACCAGTAGAAGTTAATTATAAAGATTTACCACCTCGTCATAATGGCTTTAAAAAAGATGAAACAAGGTTAACACCGCTCTTGCTGCCATTTCTGGTTCACCCCAAAAAAGACGAAAAACCAGACACGCCTGGTAACTGTTTCCGCACTCCTCTATTCCATAATCTCGCAAGTAAAAACCTAAGTGGCATAGAACAATCGAATGAGTCACCTGTTTGCGCTACCTGCCATCTAGCAGGGGGTTGTCAGAGTGGCAAGGGTGAGGGCTATGGTTTCCGGTTTGAGCGTCGCCAAGCTTTCGAGAGCGATCGCCTACGCGCACATCCTGATTCAATGCCAAGTATTGATGAGGGTGAATATCCGAAATGGATGGGCATCTGGGATGAAGCTGGTAGGCTCATTAAAACAACAAAACAGCTAGAGGTAAAATTAGCAGACTTCGATCAAACTTGGGCAGAACTAGAAGCCAAGTTACCACAACATCATCAAGCCTTGACAGGGCTACGGCAATCGCTTAGGCAGTTCCTAACAAAAGAATTAAAACAACCTTATTACGGTTGGAGTGATGCAGAAATTAGGGAGAAATTACCACAAGCGCCTGATGATGTATCACTTCTAGCTGACGATATTGATTATGCGCTACATCCTGATTTAATTAAACTTTTGAAAGAGCCTGATAATGTTGACTTCAGAGGGAATGCAGGTAAGGGCGTATCAAAGGCTACACGCTCACTTATTCGCTCTACCTTAAGAGCAGAAGCTTACACAGAATCGACTAAAAACCTCGATTCAGTTCTGCTAAATTGGTTGCCTCAATTCCTACGGATATGGGGTGGCGAAAAGGGTGCATTTAGATGTCAATGGAACACATTAACAGTTGCCAGCCGTGACGAGAAACACGCCGATATTGTTAAAGCATTTAACTTTAATGTATTTCTTGATGCCACTGTTGACCCAGATATTTTAGCTCTCCGTCTTGGCATCCCACGCCATGAATTACTGGTAATTGAAAAGTCAAAACCAAGTTACCAAAACCTGCGGATAATTCAGGTTAATGGATTCGGTCAACTTGGTAAAAAACGCTCAGACTCTCTCAATCAACAGGTTCAATTATTCCAAGCTTGGTTAAGGCAAAAGCATTCAGATATTGATTTTATAGACTGGTTAGCATTTAGTGACTTTGCCCACTTTAGGGAGGGTCGAGGGTCAAACCAATTTATCAATCATTCCGCACTAGCAAGTTTCGGCACTCCCTACCAAAATATCGGTAGCTTACAGATGGAATATCAGACGCTCACGGGTAAGTCTCCAGATGGGGAGGAGTTTCAGGCATTCGTGGATGCCCACGTGCAGGAGGAGATTGTTCAGGAAGTTGGGAGGATGCGATCGCATCTTGACCTAATGCAGCAGAAAACTTTCTACTTTGTCGCTGACTATGACATCCGCTTTTTGGCTTTGGAATTACCAGGGGTAACGATTGAATCAGTCGATGTGGTTAAGCTCTGCCCTGAAGCTGCTGGTGGAGCCAACCAAACTAAGTGGGCAATCCTTCAGGCATATAAACAGCTATCAGAGTCTGCATCCAAAATTACCACTACTACTGTTGGTGCTGTTGCTGGTGTTACCCAAGGGTGCGTTAGCAAAATTGCTCAGGATTTCGGTGGTTGGAAGGAGCTAGAAAAATTATTACGACTGCTATTAAGTAAGTTATATAGCGTTGGTAATAATTCTGATGAGCCAGATTTTGACATTAAATACATGGCTGATAAGTACTTACCACTAGCTCTCGATGAACCAGAGGTTGATGCACTAGCAGAAGTCAAAATAGTAGCGGAATCCTTTGGTTGGCAAGGCTTTGAGAAGATTATTGAGTTAATGCCCCTCAAATATAAAGCCAAGCTACTAGCCGTTATCCTCAACCTATTACCCTCTGATGTGGGGGATGAGTTGAAGGGCGCTATCGCCGATCTGCAAATAGAGGGGACGGGATGA